From Solanum lycopersicum chromosome 8, SLM_r2.1, the proteins below share one genomic window:
- the LOC101265943 gene encoding transcription factor bHLH14-like, with protein MENLNISTSSTPSQPNTLQKTLQYIIHNRQEWWVYAIFWQASKDVNNRLILSWGDGHFRGTKDTTGSTKTGHGQYHQFQKKFGFNDISETNNNVTDTEWFYMVSMPQCFVADDDLVIRAYTSASHVWLASYYELQIYNCERAKEANLHGIRTIVCISTTSGVVELGSSDVIQENWEFVQFIRSLFGSNNNMNTTSHLPVNQVTLGDDHKVAKCGSNIIVKQEMTIGNLLSESGISDFENDDSLTINNVMNGSIKRAKKGDSSHIRREMAMDVHVEAERKRREKLNHRFYALRSVVPYVSKMDKASLLGDAVTYINELKAKIKNLESKLIEPQKKHILMEQHDSHSASSTIVTDHGANNKSLFSSNGVRNGMEIEVKIIGSEGVIRVQSLDMNYPCTRLMNAMKEMKFQIYHASISSVKDLMLQDIVIRVPEEFSNEETLKSAIISKLSVMEN; from the exons atggaaaatttaaatatatctaCTTCATCAACTCCTTCACAACCAAACACACTTCAAAAAACCCTTCAATATATAATCCACAATCGTCAAGAATGGTGGGTTTATGCCATTTTTTGGCAAGCATCCAAGGACGTTAATAACCGTCTCATTTTATCGTGGGGCGATGGCCATTTTCGCGGAACTAAAGACACAACAGGTTCCACGAAAACAGGTCATGGTcaatatcatcaatttcagaaGAAATTTGGTTTCAATGATATTAGTGAAACAAATAATAACGTTACGGATACAGAGTGGTTTTATATGGTGTCTATGCCACAATGTTTCGTGGCCGATGATGACCTCGTTATACGAGCTTACACCTCGGCCTCACACGTGTGGCTAGCTAGCTATTACGAATTGCAAATTTATAATTGTGAGAGAGCTAAAGAAGCTAATTTACATGGAATACGTACGATTGTGTGTATTTCTACGACTAGTGGTGTTGTTGAATTGGGTTCCTCTGATGTTATTCAAGAAAATTGGGAATTTGTTCAATTCATTAGGTCTCTATTTGGatcaaataataacatgaatACGACTTCTCATCTACCTGTCAATCAAG TAACCTTGGGAGATGATCATAAGGTTGCAAAATGTGGATCTAATATAATAGTAAAGCAAGAAATGACTATCGGAAATTTATTATCTGAATCGGGTATTTCTGATTTCGAAAATGATGACTCTTTAACCATCAACAATGTTATGAATGGGTCAATAAAACGAGCAAAGAAGGGTGATTCGAGCCATATAAGACGAGAAATGGCTATGGATGTTCACGTAGAGGCagagagaaaaagaagggaaaagttAAATCATAGATTTTACGCTCTACGGAGCGTAGTCCCATACGTGTCCAAAATGGACAAGGCTTCATTGCTAGGTGACGCAGTTACTTATATCAATGAACTTAaagctaaaattaaaaatttagaatcCAAATTAATCGAGCCCCAGAAAAAACATATACTTATGGAACAACACGATTCTCATAGTGCATCCTCCACTATTGTAACTGATCATGGGGCAAACAACAAGTCATTATTTTCTAGCAACGGGGTACGAAACGGGATGGAAATTGAAGTGAAAATTATTGGATCTGAAGGTGTGATTCGGGTTCAATCTCTGGATATGAACTATCCATGTACTAGATTGATGAACGCgatgaaagaaatgaaatttcAGATTTACCATGCAAGTATTTCCAGTGTTAAAGATTTGATGCTTCAAGATATCGTGATTAGGGTTCCTGAGGAGTTTTCGAATGAGGAAACATTGAAATCTGCTATCATCTCAAAATTAAGTGTTATGGAGAATTAA